Sequence from the Helianthus annuus cultivar XRQ/B chromosome 13, HanXRQr2.0-SUNRISE, whole genome shotgun sequence genome:
TCAAAAAAAAATGAACATTTAACAATAAATAGCACTTTAATATAAACCCCAGTTGCACCCAAAAGTAAAGCAGGGCTCAAGGCACATTTAATACTAAAAGACTTGTCTGAGGCAGGGTGGGTTTGAACTCAGGGCGAGAAAGCGGGATGGTGAGATGGCAGTGAGGTGGCCACCCGCTGAATTCCAACACGACCCTAGCGATATTGTAAAATCAATAAATGTGTTACCTTACACATGATGGTTGTGCCGCTGGGTGAGAAAACCAACGAACAAAAGAGAAGCGGGTTATTACCAGCGACAAATAAATGGTGGGACTGGTTACAACCCCCTGCCCTTAACAAATAAGACTAGAAATCTATCAATAAATTTTCACCATGAGTCAAATCTAGTTAACCTAACCCCCGTCGCAGGTTAGGACGTTATATGATGTGTTCTTTGCATCATATAAAGCCATATTAAAAGATCATGAAAACAACTTTTATCGTTACAAAATGGTTAAATCACAAAATAGTCTCAGTTGTTTGTTTAAAGGATGAGATGATACATTATTCCTTGCAAGTTCAAACACAAAATGCACATAAACAAACATGTGAAGTACCAAATGACTCGGGTTTGTGGTCTAGGGTTCTCCACCAAGCTCCACTCGAAGGTTGTCGTATGGAAATACCTTGGGCGTCTGttcacaaaaaaacaaaaaaaaaaaaaaaaaaacattaaaagaaaTCCATGACTAAAGTCAGCGAAAATAAATGGGAATACAGTTCTTGGAGCACATATAATATCCAGCTCAAAGGCATCACTAACTCCAGCAAAACTGTGAAAAATAACTAAGAACTAAAAGCTGAATTGAGGTTTGTCGATTGCTATATCTACCCACGAACACAAGTGCGTGAATCTTTAATATGTGTATAGTTTCTCGCAGATACATGAGTATATTGGAAAGCAATAAAAGTCATAATATGAAAAACATGTAAGAGCCTTAAGCAACTCAAAACTACACAGATTGGTTAGAGATAACACAGAATCATTTAAAGCCTCATCATGTTAAACTCGGTATCAAAATCGTATGACTTACATATGGTATCTTAGAAGCTTTGTCATTCAGAGTAGCCATCAATCCAAGGGTAGCAAAAAATCCCAGTCCACCACATAACCAACCAAGCGCTTCATACTGAAACCAAACATAACTTCAATAAGCTCAACACAAAGTAATAACCGAAACCAATTCAATAACACCTCAAAATATTACCTTTCCAACAGTATCGGCTATGCGATCAATACACGGTTCAGGAAATGGAGTTCCATTGTCCCATACCAGCTCATCATTTATAGGAAGCTGAAACAAGCAAACCAAACAGCTCAGCATCAACTATTCTCATTGAAATCAGTAGATTAACCCTAACAGGCTAACCGCTAACGtaaaaccaaataaacaaaaatGCTCGCTTCAGAAGCATAACCTGATTTATATTTATATCCATATAATAATCGATTCTCTCACATTCGAAACCACGCTTTTGTTGTTTATATCACTTCGTATATATTC
This genomic interval carries:
- the LOC110898023 gene encoding NADH dehydrogenase [ubiquinone] 1 beta subcomplex subunit 8, mitochondrial yields the protein MAGRLSHVASQIMAGNGVVSRSGASSLRLRSGMGLPVGKHIVPDKPLPINDELVWDNGTPFPEPCIDRIADTVGKYEALGWLCGGLGFFATLGLMATLNDKASKIPYTPKVFPYDNLRVELGGEP